A segment of the Desulfofundulus kuznetsovii DSM 6115 genome:
GTTTTGAAGTGAAATCTGTTAATTAACCAGTTTGGGGGGATGATATAGATGCTGGAAATCCGGCTCCCTGATGGGGCCGGATTGGTTTTGATTTAATTTTTTGCCGGTGGTTACACTATATATTTGGATTTAGGTAAAGGAGAAGATCCCCATGGAATCCCTGGGCTCTCATGTTTTATCCCGTTACGCTACCATTGCTATCGACATAGCCACCCGCATCGCGCGGGGGGAATACCGCGAGGGGCAGAAAATTTTCGGCCGTTCTACTCTGGCTGGCAAGTATAATGTTTCTCCGGAAACCATCCGCCGGGCTTTAACCCTTTTGCAGGATACGGGGATTGTGCATGTTTCCCCGGGAGTAGGGGTGGTGGTAAAATCCCAGAAGGCGGCGGAGGCCTTTCTGGCTGAATGCGGCCAGCGCCAGGTATTAAGAGATATGCAGGAACGGTTACACCGCCTGTTGCGGGAAAGGGATCGGATTAACAGCGAAATTGAGAAGCTCATGAATGAGTTGCTGGATTACACCTTTAAGATGGCCGGCAACCTGCAGCGGATTGAAGAAATCCGGGTGCTGCCCACCTCGCCCCTTGTGGGTAAGTCCTTGGCCGAAGCGGAGTTCCGGGCCAAAACAGGTTCAACCATACTGGCTATTTACCGTGGAGGTGAGGAAATCCTCTCGCCCCAGGCCGACACGGTAATCCAGGCCGGCGATGTACTGATTGTCCTGGCACCGCCGGAGTTAAAGGAACAGGTCTATCACCTGGTCAACGGTACGGCAGCCAAACAATAAGAAAGCCCCTCCCGTGGTGGGAGAGGCTTTCTTTTTAAGTTCTTTAATTCTGCTGCATTTTCTTGATAGCCTCGCGAATTTCGTCGACGGAAGCTTCTTCTTCAATGGTTGAGAGGTCACCCAGTTCCTTGCCGATCCACAGGGATTTCATCACCCGGCGCATAATTTTACCGCTGCGGGTCTTGGGCAAGGAGCTCACAAATTGAATGTCCCGGATGATGACAATTGGTCCCATGGTGTTGCGTACGTGGGCAATTAAATCTTTTTTCATTTCTTCGCTGGGTTGGTAACCTTGTTTTAACACTACAAAGGCGCAGGCCACTTCACCTTTCAGTTCATCGGGTACACCTGAAACACCTGCTTCCACCACTGCCGGGTGGGAGATGAGGGCGTTTTCAATTTCAATGGTGCCAATTCTGTGGGCGGCAATCTTGATTACCTCGTCGGAGCGGCCGGCAAACCAGATGTACCCGTCCTCATCAAAGGAAGCGGCGTCTCCACAGTAATACCTGCCCTGGGTAAAGGGTAGCCGCTCCCAGTATTCCTTCTGGTAGCCTTCCTCGTTGTTCCACAGGGTGGAGGTCAGTCCCGGGAACGGCCTCAGGATGGTGACAATTCCCTTCTCGCCGGGAGCCGTAGGCTTGCCTTCCTTGTCATCCACAATTTCAGCGATGATGCCGGGTACCGGAATTCCCGCGGAGCCGGGTTTAATGGGAATCATGCCCAGACCGTACGGGTTTGCAAAGATGGGGCCGGATGTTTCGGTCTGCCACATATGGTCCATGACGGGAATTTTGTTCTCAAATACCTGTTCCTGCAGCCAGCTCCAGGCGGCAGGGTTTAATACTTCTCCGGCACAGAAGACTCGTTTGACCGTGGTTAAATCGTGTTTTTTGGCGTGCTCAATGCCCAGTCTCATCAAGCCCCGCACACCGGTGGGGGATGTCCATATGGCGGTAACCTTGTTCCGCTCCACGATATCCCACCACATGTCCGGCCGCGGGTAGTCAGGAGTGCCTTCATATAGGACGCTGGTGGCCCCGACCAGGAGGGGGCCGTAAACGTTGTAACTGTGCCCCACAATCCAGCCGATGTCCGAGGTACAGAACCACACGTCGTCTTCCTGTAAAGCGTAAATCCACTTGGCCATGGAGTAGATGTAAATCTGGTAGCCGCCGTGTTTTTGCACGGTGACCTTGGGCTTGGCTGTAGTGCCGGAGGTGGGCAGAAGGAAGAGGGGCTCGTTTGCTTCCATGAGTTCCACTTCTGAACTCTGCCCTTCGCCCAGGGCCAGGAATTCGTCCCATAAAATATCCCGTCCGGCTTTCATTGGCGGTGCTTGCTCTTTATTTTTTTGTAAAACCACCACTTTGGCAATTAAATCCTCGGGGCACATGGCCAGGGCGTCGTCAATCATTTTCTTTAAGGGTACTGGTTTGCCCCGCCGCAGGCCCTCGTCCTGGGTAAGGAGGTACCTGGCACCGGTGATCTGCAGGCGATCCGCCACTGCCCCGGCGGAAAAACCGGCAAAAATGACCACATGGATGGCTCCAATACGGGCGCAGGCCAGCATGGCGGTAACCGATTCAATGCCCGTGGGCATGTAGATGGCCACCCGGTCACCCTTTTTTACACCTAAACCCCTTAATGCGGCTGCATATTGTTTTACCAGGGAAAGGAGCTGGCCGTAGGTTACCACCCTTGCCTCACCGGTTTCTCCCGATTCGGCAACAAATGCCGCCCGGCCCGCCTTCCCTCTTTTGACTTTGTAGTCCACGCAGTTATAGCAAATGTTGGTCAAACCTCCAGAAAACCACTGGAAGGTGGGATAATTCCAGGTAAATACTTTATCCCACTTTTTAAACCAGTGGATATCGTGGGCCGCTTTATTGGCGGCTTCTGCCCAAAAACCTTCCGGGTCCTCGGCTGCCCAGTCAATAAAAGCTTTCACCTGCGGGGGAACCATCCCGGTACCCATTTTTTCAGCCATTCGACATTACCTCCCCTTGAAATATTCCAAAAAAGCTTCTATCACTAAATATAAATTGAAAATATGGTAAAGATTAAGAAAATTCCGGCGGAATGTATTTTTTTAAGTCCGAGTGGATTTATAGCAGGAGCGAATGGACTGGCCAGTGAAATGGAAGCTATCATACATTTGCGGAAAACAGTTGCCGTACAAGAATAAAGGAATCACCCCGGCCAAAAAATATAAAAGAGGCCACCTTGCGGTGGCTTTTTTAATGGTAGGGCCAAAAGGAGGTATGTGTGAAATTGGCTAGACTGTTTTTTCGCCTGTGCTTCCTTTCCGGCCGTAGCTTTCGCCGCTGCCTGCGGATGTTGCGCAAGCTATTGCTGGTGCTGGCCATTTTTTTCAGTCCCTTTATCGTTTTTTTAACTCTGGTGATTAACCGGGAAATAATCCGTTACCTGGCCCGGGCCTACTGGTTGACGGTCTTCCTACCCGGAGCAGCGGACATCATTAGAAGAGATGTAAACAGCAACTGGTTTACCACGGGTTTTAACCAGGCAGTTCTCGGAGGGTTGCTCACCCTCTACGGAGTAATTGTCACTGTATGGTACTATCATACAACCAGGCAGCAGGAAGTGGCGGAAAAAAGGTTATTCATTATCGAGGAATTGCTGGAAGAATTAAAAAGAAACAGGCGTGTTCTGGACGAGCTCAGCAAACATTCCAGTCGTTCTTTACGCGGAGGGAAAATAACCTTTTCCGTGGGGGCCTGGGAACGGTTGGGCGCTGATGTGGCTCTTTTGCCACGACGCCTGCACATGCGCTTGAGTGTGCTCTATGCCTGTTTGGGGGACTGCAGCTCGTGGTCAGATTTCCAGAACCGCCGCGCCACACTGGAACGCATTCCCGACGTAATGGCGGAACTAAACCGCCTGCGCAGCCGGTTAAGCAAACAGGAGCTGGACTACTAGCATGCGCGGCCAATATTGACACCGGTCGTGAACGGGCCTATAATAACCTTAGTGTTCTAAAAATTAAAGAGCCTTCGGGGACGGGTGGAATTCCCTACCGGCGGTATGGAAGTTGTGACCTTCCGAGCCCGCGAGCCCTGCACTCAGGTGGTTGATGGCAGGGTTGATCTGGTGAGAAGCCAGGGCCGACAGTAAAAGTCTGGATGGGAGAAGGCGTGAAGGCACTGCTTTTACAAAAGAAGCAGGACCATGCCCCATTATGCCCATTAGCCCTGAAGGTTGCTCGCCAAATCGGGGCTTTTTCTATTTTGTTTTGCAGGTGAGGGCGTTGGACGAATACTACATGCAAATGGCTTTGGACCTGGCCCGGCGGGCCCTGGGCAGAACCAGCCCCAATCCCATGGTGGGGGCGGTGCTGGTAAAAGATGGCCAGGTAATTGGCCGGGGCTACCATGCCCGGGCCGGCACTCCCCATGCCGAGATTCACGCGTTAAATGAAGCCGGGGAACAAGCTGCGGGAGCCACCCTTTATGTTACCCTGGAACCGTGTTGCCACCGGGGACGCACAGGTCCCTGCACCGAGGCGATTCTGGATGCCGGCGTCAAGCGGGTGGTGGCTGCCATGACCGATCCCAATCCCCTCGTTGCCGGACGGGGGTTGGAGCGGTTGCGCCAAGCCGGGGTTGAGGTGACCGTAGGAGTGATGGAGGAAGAGGCGCGGAAATTAAATGAAGTTTTTGTAAAGTATATCACTACCCGTAGACCCTTCGTGGTTTTAAAGGCGGCTATGAGCCTGGACGGTAAAATAGCCACCCGTACCGGGGAATCCCGCTGGATTACCGGCCCCCGGGCCCGGCTGGCCGTACACCGCCTCCGGGATCGTTATGACGCCATCCTGGTTGGTGTAAATACAGTGCTGAAGGACAACCCTTCCCTGACCACCCGTATTTCGGGTGAGAATGGTAAGGACCCGGTGCGGATCATTGTAGACAGCCTGGCCCGTACTCCTCCAGACGCCAGGGTGATTACCCAGCAATCTCCGGCACCAACCATTGTCGCTGTGACGGAAAGGGCGCCCGTACAAAACCTGCGCCGGCTGGAGGAAGCCGGGGCGCAGGTACTGGTGGTACCCGGTCCTGGACTCCGGGTGGATCTCGAGGTTTTAATGAAGGAACTGGCCCGCCGGGAGATAACCAGCGTGCTGGTGGAGGGGGGCGGCGAAATTCACGCCTCTTTCCTGAAATCCCGCCTGGTAGATAAAGTGGTCTGGTTTATTTCCCCCCTAATTATTGGTGGACGCCAGGCGCCCGGGCCTGTGGGCGGGGAAGGGCCGGCCCGGCTGGCCGAAGCAGTGCGATTGAAAGATGTTTCCTTAACCCGTTACGGGGGGGACTTCTGTGTGGAGGGGTATGTGGATGGCGGGGGTGAAGATTGATGTTTACCGGACTGGTAGAGGAAATAGGCATTTTACGCCGTATAACCCGGGGAAAGGATTCCGCCCGGTTGACCATAGAGGCCTCCAAAATTGTCGACGACCTGCAGTTAGGTGACAGTGTGGCCGTGAACGGTGTATGCCTGACAGTGGTGGCCTTTAACCGTTCTTCCTTTACGGCTGACGTGATGGCCGAAACCCTGGCCAAAACCAATCTAGGCCATTTAGAGCCAGGAGACCGGGTCAACCTGGAACGGGCTTTGCGCCTGGGGGATCGCCTGGGTGGTCACCTGGTTACGGGGCATATTGACGGCGTGGGCCAGATTTTACGCCGCCAGGAACATGATATAGCTATTTTGCTCACCATTGGCGCTGCACCTGAAGTGCTGCGTTATGTAGTGAAAAAGGGTTCGGTGGCTGTTGACGGTACCAGTTTGACGGTGGTGGAGGTGGGTGAAGGGGATTTTTTAGTGTCCCTGATTCCCCACACCGCCCGTCACACTATCCTGGGCAGTAAAAATACAGGGGACCTGGTGAACCTGGAAGCGGATATTATCGGGAAGTATGTAGAAAGATTCCTGGCTCTGCCCGGCCCGGATCGGGATCAACGCAAAAAATCAGGCATTTCGCTGGATTTTCTTGCTGAGCATGGCTATATATCAAAGTAGACGGGAGTGAATGGACATGGAATTTCGTTTCAACACCGTAGAAGAAGCCATCGAGGATATTCGCCAGGGCAAAATGGTGGTGGTTGTGGATGATGAGGACCGGGAAAATGAAGGGGATGTGATCATGGCGGCAGAAAAGGTCACTCCTGAGGCGGTTAACTTTATGGCTACCCATGCCCGGGGGTTGATCTGCATGCCCATAACCAATGAGCGGGCGGATGAACTGGATCTGCCCCTTATGGTCACCCATAATACCGATAAACACGGTACCGCTTTTACCGTGTCCGTGGATCATAAAGATACCAGTACGGGTATTTCTGCCTACGAGCGGGCACAGACCATCAAAGCCATTTTAGATCCGGCTACCCGCCCCGAAGATCTGCGCCGCCCGGGACATATTTTCCCCCTGCGTGCCCGGGAGGGAGGGGTGCTGCGCCGGGCCGGACATACCGAGGCAGCGGTAGATCTGGCCCGTCTGGCCGGCCTGTACCCGGCAGGGGTAATTTGCGAGGTTATGAAGGAAGATGGGACCATGGCCCGGGTACCGGAGTTAATGGCCTTTTGCCGGCAACACGGTCTAAAAATCATTACCATTGCCGATTTAATCAAGTACCGGCGGCGGACGGAAAAACTGGTGCGCCGGGTGGATTCTGCCCATCTGCCCACTAAATATGGTGATTTTACTGCCGTGGCTTATGAGAGCCTGCTGGATGGCAAGGGCCATCTTGCCCTGGTTAAAGGGGATTTAAGCCAGGTGGAGGCCCCCCTGGTGCGGGTCCATTCCGAGTGCCTGACCGGCGATGTCTTGGGTTCCACCCGCTGCGATTGCGGTGATCAGCTTGCCCGGGCCATGCAAATGATCGCCAAAGAAGGAGTCGGGGTGCTCCTCTACATGCGGCAGGAAGGCCGGGGTATTGGCCTTTTAAACAAAATCCGTGCTTACAAGCTGCAGGATCAGGGGAAGGATACGGTGGAAGCCAACGAGGCTTTAGGCTTTCCACCCGATTTGCGGGATTACGGTATTGGGGCTCAAATCCTGGCTGATCTGGGGCTCAAGAAAATTCGTTTGCTCACCAACAACCCCCGGAAAATTGCCGGTTTGGAGGGTTACGGCCTGGAAGTGGTGGCCCGGATACCCATTGAGGTATGTCCCAGCAAATACAACCGGTTTTACCTGGCGACGAAAAGAAAGAAACTGGGTCACCTGCTCAGTATCGCCGATGAGGTAAGCTAGAAGAAGGAGTCTGGAAAATCTCACGGGCGGCGATTGTTTGAGAAACTGCAGCGGCAGCCGGGCAGTTGCCGCCCGGCCATTGGGCAACGATAGGGGATAACGATATTTAGGATATAGATAGAAAGGAGAAACACAATGCCGAAGGTATACGAAGGACATCTGGTTGGTCAGGGGTTGCGCTTTGGTCTGGTGGTGGGTCGTTTTAACGAGTTTATTACCAACAAGCTGTTGACGGGGGCGCTGGATGCCCTGCACCGGCATGGCGTTGCCGATCAGGATATTGAGATTGCGTGGGTGCCCGGAGCCTTTGAAATTCCCGTGGTGGCCCGGCGCATGGTGGCTATGCAGCGCTTTGATGCGGTAATTTGCCTGGGAGCGGTGATCCGTGGGGCCACGCCCCATTTCGATTATGTGGCTGCCGAGGTGGCCAAGGGCGTGGCCAAAGTGGGGCTGGATACCGGTGTGCCGACAATTTTTGGCATCATCACTGCCGACACCCTGGAGCAGGCCATTGAGCGGGCGGGAACCAAGGCTGGCAACAAGGGTTGGGATGCGGCGGTAGGGGCCATTGAAATGGCCAATCTCATGCGCAGCCTTGGCTAGGGAAAGGGGGCCACACCGGTGCGGGCGGCACATACAGTCCAGAACTTAAAAGAAGTGGCTGATTTTCGTGTTACACCCCATAATCGTCTTTTCTCAGCCGACGGTCAGGAAATCCTTGCGGGCTGGACCACGGACATTTACTTTATCAAAACCAGGGAAATCCTGCGGGCCATGGGGCTTGCCGGGACAGAAGTGGTGGCCGAAGTTTTTGCCGGCAAAAGGGGTGTGCTGGCCGGAGTACCGGAGGTAAAAAATCTTTTGGCCGGAACGGGGGTTGAAGTTTGGGCCTTACCCGAGGGGGAATGGTTTGGGGAAAAGGAAGTTGTTCTGCGTATCCACGGCCCCTACGACCGGTTTGGTATTTATGAAACGGCCATACTGGGTATTCTGGCCAGTTCCAGCGGCTGGGCTACGGCAGCCAGGCAGTGTAAGGAAGCCGCGGGCAACAAGCGGGTGATTTGCTTTGGTGCCCGTCACGTTCACCCGGCAGTGGCGCCGGTTATGGAAAGGGCGGCGGTGGTGGGGGGAGCCGACGGTGCCAGCTGTATTTTAGGGGCCAAACTGGCCGGTCAGGAGCCCGTGGGCACCTTGCCCCACGCTGTCATGCTCATTGTGGGAGACACCCTGGAGGTAGCCCTGGCCTACCAGCGGACCATGCCTGCAGGTACGCCGGTGATTGTGCTGGTGGATACCTTTAAGGATGAGGCCGAAGAAGCGATGCGGGTTGCCCAGGCCCTGGGGAAAGATCTGGCGGCCATCAGGCTGGATACCCCCAGCGAGCGGGGAGGGGTTACTCCCGCTCTGGTCCGGGAAGTGCGTGCCCGGTTGGATCAGGCGGGATACAAGCACGTGGAGATTGTGGTCAGCGGCGGTTTAACCCCCGAGCGGATCCAGTTGCTGGACCAGGCGGGGGCGGATGCCTTCGGGGTGGGCAGCTACATATCCGGTGCT
Coding sequences within it:
- the ribH gene encoding 6,7-dimethyl-8-ribityllumazine synthase encodes the protein MPKVYEGHLVGQGLRFGLVVGRFNEFITNKLLTGALDALHRHGVADQDIEIAWVPGAFEIPVVARRMVAMQRFDAVICLGAVIRGATPHFDYVAAEVAKGVAKVGLDTGVPTIFGIITADTLEQAIERAGTKAGNKGWDAAVGAIEMANLMRSLG
- a CDS encoding nicotinate phosphoribosyltransferase: MRAAHTVQNLKEVADFRVTPHNRLFSADGQEILAGWTTDIYFIKTREILRAMGLAGTEVVAEVFAGKRGVLAGVPEVKNLLAGTGVEVWALPEGEWFGEKEVVLRIHGPYDRFGIYETAILGILASSSGWATAARQCKEAAGNKRVICFGARHVHPAVAPVMERAAVVGGADGASCILGAKLAGQEPVGTLPHAVMLIVGDTLEVALAYQRTMPAGTPVIVLVDTFKDEAEEAMRVAQALGKDLAAIRLDTPSERGGVTPALVREVRARLDQAGYKHVEIVVSGGLTPERIQLLDQAGADAFGVGSYISGASPIDMTMDLKEVNGKPVAKRGRIPGITPNPRLQRIL
- the ribD gene encoding bifunctional diaminohydroxyphosphoribosylaminopyrimidine deaminase/5-amino-6-(5-phosphoribosylamino)uracil reductase RibD, yielding MQMALDLARRALGRTSPNPMVGAVLVKDGQVIGRGYHARAGTPHAEIHALNEAGEQAAGATLYVTLEPCCHRGRTGPCTEAILDAGVKRVVAAMTDPNPLVAGRGLERLRQAGVEVTVGVMEEEARKLNEVFVKYITTRRPFVVLKAAMSLDGKIATRTGESRWITGPRARLAVHRLRDRYDAILVGVNTVLKDNPSLTTRISGENGKDPVRIIVDSLARTPPDARVITQQSPAPTIVAVTERAPVQNLRRLEEAGAQVLVVPGPGLRVDLEVLMKELARREITSVLVEGGGEIHASFLKSRLVDKVVWFISPLIIGGRQAPGPVGGEGPARLAEAVRLKDVSLTRYGGDFCVEGYVDGGGED
- a CDS encoding bifunctional 3,4-dihydroxy-2-butanone-4-phosphate synthase/GTP cyclohydrolase II, whose product is MEFRFNTVEEAIEDIRQGKMVVVVDDEDRENEGDVIMAAEKVTPEAVNFMATHARGLICMPITNERADELDLPLMVTHNTDKHGTAFTVSVDHKDTSTGISAYERAQTIKAILDPATRPEDLRRPGHIFPLRAREGGVLRRAGHTEAAVDLARLAGLYPAGVICEVMKEDGTMARVPELMAFCRQHGLKIITIADLIKYRRRTEKLVRRVDSAHLPTKYGDFTAVAYESLLDGKGHLALVKGDLSQVEAPLVRVHSECLTGDVLGSTRCDCGDQLARAMQMIAKEGVGVLLYMRQEGRGIGLLNKIRAYKLQDQGKDTVEANEALGFPPDLRDYGIGAQILADLGLKKIRLLTNNPRKIAGLEGYGLEVVARIPIEVCPSKYNRFYLATKRKKLGHLLSIADEVS
- a CDS encoding TrkA C-terminal domain-containing protein; translated protein: MESLGSHVLSRYATIAIDIATRIARGEYREGQKIFGRSTLAGKYNVSPETIRRALTLLQDTGIVHVSPGVGVVVKSQKAAEAFLAECGQRQVLRDMQERLHRLLRERDRINSEIEKLMNELLDYTFKMAGNLQRIEEIRVLPTSPLVGKSLAEAEFRAKTGSTILAIYRGGEEILSPQADTVIQAGDVLIVLAPPELKEQVYHLVNGTAAKQ
- a CDS encoding riboflavin synthase is translated as MFTGLVEEIGILRRITRGKDSARLTIEASKIVDDLQLGDSVAVNGVCLTVVAFNRSSFTADVMAETLAKTNLGHLEPGDRVNLERALRLGDRLGGHLVTGHIDGVGQILRRQEHDIAILLTIGAAPEVLRYVVKKGSVAVDGTSLTVVEVGEGDFLVSLIPHTARHTILGSKNTGDLVNLEADIIGKYVERFLALPGPDRDQRKKSGISLDFLAEHGYISK
- a CDS encoding acetate--CoA ligase, translated to MAEKMGTGMVPPQVKAFIDWAAEDPEGFWAEAANKAAHDIHWFKKWDKVFTWNYPTFQWFSGGLTNICYNCVDYKVKRGKAGRAAFVAESGETGEARVVTYGQLLSLVKQYAAALRGLGVKKGDRVAIYMPTGIESVTAMLACARIGAIHVVIFAGFSAGAVADRLQITGARYLLTQDEGLRRGKPVPLKKMIDDALAMCPEDLIAKVVVLQKNKEQAPPMKAGRDILWDEFLALGEGQSSEVELMEANEPLFLLPTSGTTAKPKVTVQKHGGYQIYIYSMAKWIYALQEDDVWFCTSDIGWIVGHSYNVYGPLLVGATSVLYEGTPDYPRPDMWWDIVERNKVTAIWTSPTGVRGLMRLGIEHAKKHDLTTVKRVFCAGEVLNPAAWSWLQEQVFENKIPVMDHMWQTETSGPIFANPYGLGMIPIKPGSAGIPVPGIIAEIVDDKEGKPTAPGEKGIVTILRPFPGLTSTLWNNEEGYQKEYWERLPFTQGRYYCGDAASFDEDGYIWFAGRSDEVIKIAAHRIGTIEIENALISHPAVVEAGVSGVPDELKGEVACAFVVLKQGYQPSEEMKKDLIAHVRNTMGPIVIIRDIQFVSSLPKTRSGKIMRRVMKSLWIGKELGDLSTIEEEASVDEIREAIKKMQQN